A genome region from Magnolia sinica isolate HGM2019 chromosome 8, MsV1, whole genome shotgun sequence includes the following:
- the LOC131252544 gene encoding putative receptor-like protein kinase At3g47110 isoform X1 — translation MMELLPMSLTRAIWLFLISAILLCSIQVPCFIGSAANFSNETDRLSLLRFKDLVTDDPLNSLSSWNDTLHFCYWQGITCGGLRHPQRVTALNLTSQNLVGRISPFIGNLTFLRIINLAKNSFHGTIPEEIGRLRRLRYLSLTNNTFIGEIPANLTHCLKLKAVDLYGNQLAGRIPTELGNLSSLTVLLLSTNSLEGSIPDDLCQLVNLEILGIGRNELSEYAMGGKPSTQGDVYSYGILLLEMITGKGPTNDMFKNNLTLHHFAKLALPEQVMKIVDPRLLEAEAEVTQSNRNHIDRRNRMGDCLISMIRIGVICSTESPRERMDIKDVLTEMHAIKDLYLGNAIHREKVWSQLLDEGPSYINHY, via the exons ATGATGGAGCTGTTGCCCATGAGCCTAACAAGGGCAATTTGGTTATTTCTAATCAGTGCCATCCTTCTCTGTTCCATTCAAGTTCCATGCTTCATCGGATCTGCCGCTAACTTCTCCAACGAAACGGATCGCCTTTCTTTGCTCCGCTTCAAAGATCTGGTAACCGACGATCCTCTCAATTCCTTGAGCTCTTGGAACGATACTCTCCACTTCTGCTACTGGCAAGGAATCACATGCGGTGGTCTCCGGCATCCTCAGAGAGTCACCGCCTTGAACCTCACCAGCCAGAACTTGGTGGGCCGCATCTCTCCCTTCATTGGGAACCTCACATTCCTCAGGATAATCAATCTCGCAAAGAACAGCTTCCACGGGACGATTCCTGAAGAGATAGGCCGTTTGCGTCGCCTGCGGTATCTCAGTCTCACCAATAACACATTCATCGGAGAAATTCCAGCAAATCTGACCCACTGTTTGAAACTCAAAGCCGTTGATCTTTATGGGAATCAGCTCGCAGGGAGAATTCCAACTGAGCTTGGAAACCTTTCCTCTCTCACGGTTCTTCTTCTTTCAACAAATAGTTTGGAGGGCAGCATCCCAGATGACCTTTGTCAATTGGTGAACTTAGAGATTCTTGGCATAGGTCGAAATGAACTGTCAG AGTATGCGATGGGAGGTAAACCATCCACACAAGGAGATGTTTACAGCTATGGAATCCTTCTATTGGAGATGATCACTGGAAAGGGGCCAACTAATGACATGTTTAAGAACAATCTAACCCTTCATCATTTCGCTAAATTGGCTTTGCCCGAACAAGTAATGAAGATTGTTGATCCACGACTGCTTGAAGCAGAAGCAGAAGTTACTCAAAGCAACAGAAATCATATCGATAGAAGAAATAGAATGGGTGACTGCTTGATTTCAATGATCAGAATCGGTGTGATATGCTCCACGGAATCTCCAAGAGAACGAATGGATATTAAAGATGTTCTCACGGAAATGCATGCAATCAAGGACTTGTATCTTGGCAATGCGATTCACAGAGAAAAAGTTTGGTCACAACTGTTAGATGAAGGTCCGTCTTACATTAATCATTACTAA
- the LOC131252544 gene encoding probable LRR receptor-like serine/threonine-protein kinase At3g47570 isoform X2: MRGFMSECEAMRNIRHPNIVRILTCCSSIDFKGLDFKALVYEYMPHGSLDKWLHTDGREPLWRNLNFSERLNIAIDVASALVYLCRRSIIHRDITPGNILLDGAMVARVGDFGLAKLLAEVAKTRTVVMMGSVGYIAPEYAMGGKPSTQGDVYSYGILLLEMITGKGPTNDMFKNNLTLHHFAKLALPEQVMKIVDPRLLEAEAEVTQSNRNHIDRRNRMGDCLISMIRIGVICSTESPRERMDIKDVLTEMHAIKDLYLGNAIHREKVWSQLLDEGPSYINHY, translated from the exons ATGAGGGGCTTCATGTCCGAATGCGAAGCCATGAGAAATATCAGGCATCCGAATATTGTTAGGATCTTAACTTGTTGCTCAAGCATTGATTTTAAGGGCCTTGATTTCAAAGCTCTAGTTTATGAGTATATGCCTCATGGAAGTCTGGACAAGTGGTTGCACACAGATGGCCGCGAACCGCTTTGGAGAAACTTGAATTTCAGTGAAAGGCTAAACATAGCTATCGATGTGGCTTCTGCTTTGGTTTATCTCTGCCGAAGGTCGATCATTCATCGAGATATAACGCCAGGCAACATTCTTCTTGACGGTGCCATGGTTGCTCGTGTGGGTGATTTCGGGCTTGCCAAGTTATTAGCTGAGGTTGCTAAAACTAGGACGGTTGTGATGATGGGCTCTGTTGGGTACATCGCTCCAG AGTATGCGATGGGAGGTAAACCATCCACACAAGGAGATGTTTACAGCTATGGAATCCTTCTATTGGAGATGATCACTGGAAAGGGGCCAACTAATGACATGTTTAAGAACAATCTAACCCTTCATCATTTCGCTAAATTGGCTTTGCCCGAACAAGTAATGAAGATTGTTGATCCACGACTGCTTGAAGCAGAAGCAGAAGTTACTCAAAGCAACAGAAATCATATCGATAGAAGAAATAGAATGGGTGACTGCTTGATTTCAATGATCAGAATCGGTGTGATATGCTCCACGGAATCTCCAAGAGAACGAATGGATATTAAAGATGTTCTCACGGAAATGCATGCAATCAAGGACTTGTATCTTGGCAATGCGATTCACAGAGAAAAAGTTTGGTCACAACTGTTAGATGAAGGTCCGTCTTACATTAATCATTACTAA
- the LOC131252543 gene encoding probable LRR receptor-like serine/threonine-protein kinase At3g47570 produces the protein MELPHISLRAFWSFLLISSMGVPCFFGSAAHFSNETDRLALLYFKHMITDDPLHSMSSWNDTLHFCHWKGVTCGRRHPDRVTALNLTDQNLVGPISPYIGNLSFLRIINLANNSFHGTIPEEIGRLRRLRYLSLTNNTFTGEISANLTHCSKLEAFCLYGNQLSGRIPTEFGSLLNLRRLDLGHNNLIGSIPPSLGNLSSLTYLYLRRNSLKGSIPDELSRLIILELLSISENEVSGTIPPLLYNLSSIKCLDVGWNRLQGNLPPNIGLTLPNLQQLYVEGNQFTGPIPVSLSNASGLLLIKLANNSFSGSMPMNFGSLKGLTKLYLGGNRIGIGKAHDLSFLDSLTNCSRLQELDVGDNCLSGSLPESMGNLSTQLRILWLGSNRIFGSIPSGIQNLVSLTTLRMEYNSLTGTIPIGVGKLNKVRQLSLGGNELSGEIPSSLGNITQLYILDLFGNNLWGTVPSSIGNFTFLQFIHLGNNNLSGTLPRSLFSIPSLTELRVESNSFTGDLPFEVSYSNALGRFSVSNNKLSGEIPSPLGNCLSLEYLCLDGNLFQGSIPPTFTSLKGLRLLDLSRNNLSGRILQGLEKFVLEYLNLSFNNFEGELPKQGVFGNISRVSVVGNSKLCGGIPGLQLRPCSKQGKSLASKVKISIIVLVCLISLSCFFTTLYWVRKLRRKPCSVPSMKNTYITVSYADLFKATDGFSSTNLVGTGRTAAIYKGSLDGYRYVVAVKVFNLERRGAMRGFMAECETMGNIRHRNIVKILTCCSSIDFKGNDFKALVYEYMPNGSLDKWLHRDGQEQQPRNLNFLQRLNIAIDVASALDYLDQTSIIHRDLKPSNILLDDDMVAHLGDFGLAKLFSEVAQTRTVVIMGSAGYIAPEYAMGVKPSTQGDAYSYGILLLEMITGKQPTDEMFKDNLTLHHFAKLALPERIMEIVDPRLLVEEFELMCDCLILMVKIGVWCSAESPRERMQMRYVVAKMNEIRDLYSLRLQVRLQTIYEASSSFNSY, from the exons ATGGAGCTTCCGCATATCAGtctaagggcattttggtcatttctcctTATCTCTTCCATGGGCGTTCCATGCTTCTTCGGATCTGCCGCTCATTTCTCCAACGAAACCGATCGCCTTGCTCTGCTTTACTTCAAACATATGATAACCGACGATCCTCTCCATTCCATGAGTTCTTGGAATGATACTCTTCACTTCTGCCACTGGAAAGGTGTCACGTGCGGTCGACGGCATCCTGATAGGGTCACCGCCTTGAACCTCACTGACCAGAACTTAGTGGGCCCCATTTCTCCCTACATTGGGAACCTTTCCTTTCTCAGGATAATCAATCTCGCAAACAACAGCTTCCACGGCACGATTCCTGAAGAGATTGGCCGTTTGCGTCGCCTGCGGTATCTCAGTCTCACCAATAACACTTTCACTGGTGAAATTTCAGCAAATCTCACCCATTGTTCGAAACTCGAAGCCTTTTGTCTTTATGGGAATCAGCTGTCAGGGAGGATTCCAACTGAGTTCGGATCTCTATTGAATCTCAGAAGATTGGACCTTGGTCACAACAATCTTATAGGAAGCATACCAccttcacttggaaacctttcgtCTCTCACTTACCTTTATCTCCGAAGAAATAGTCTGAAAGGCAGCATCCCGGATGAACTCAGCCGGTTGATAATCTTGGAGCTTCTTAGCATAAGTGAAAATGAAGTTTCAGGTACGATTCCGCCACTGCTATACAATCTCTCCTCTATTAAGTGTTTGGACGTAGGATGGAACAGATTGCAAGGAAACCTTCCACCTAACATAGGCCTCACTCTTCCTAATCTCCAACAGCTTTATGTcgaaggaaatcaattcacaggacccataccagtttcattatccaatgcttcAGGGCTTTTACTTATTAAACTTGCTAACAACAGTTTTAGTGGATCCATGCCTATGAATTTTGGAAGCCTCAAGGGTCTCACCAAATTATATTTGGGGGGCAATCGAATTGGAATTGGAAAAGCTCATGATTTGAGTTTTCTTGATTCTTTGACCAATTGCAGTAGATTACAAGAATTGGATGTAGGCGATAATTGTCTCAGCGGTTCATTGCCTGAATCCATGGGTAATCTTTCAACTCAGCTGAGAATACTCTGGTTAGGGAGTAACAGGATATTCGGAAGCATACCATCTGGGATTCAGAATCTCGTCAGCTTAACAACACTGAGAATGGAGTACAACTCTCTTACAGGTACTATTCCCATTGGTGTTGGGAAACTTAACAAAGTGAGACAACTTTCCTTGGGTGGGAATGAATTATCAGGGGAAATTCCATCTTCCTTGGGCAATATCACCCAATTGTACATACTTGATTTGTTTGGGAACAATCTATGGGGAACCGTACCTTCAAGCATTGGAAATTTTACATTCTTGCAGTTTATACACCTTGGCAATAATAACTTGAGCGGTACCTTACCCAGATCACTTTTCAGCATTCCCTCTTTGACTGAACTCCGTGTTGAAAGTAACTCCTTTACTGGCGATCTTCCATTCGAAGTCAGTTATTCAAATGCTCTTGGAAGATTCAGTGTTTCTAATAACAAATTGTCAGGCGAAATTCCAAGCCCGCTAGGCAATTGTCTCAGCTTAGAGTATCTCTGTTTGGATGGGAACTTGTTCCAAGGATCAATTCCTCCAACATTTACTAGTCTAAAAGGCCTTCGACTCCTGGATCTTTCACGCAACAACTTATCTGGAAGGATTCTACAAGGCTTGGAAAAGTTTGTTCTAGAGTATCTAAATCTATCCTTCAACAATTTTGAGGGTGAATTACCAAAACAAGGGGTCTTCGGAAATATCAGTCGAGTTTCAGTGGTGGGAAATAGTAAGCTTTGTGGGGGTATTCCAGGATTACAATTGCGTCCATGCTCTAAACAGGGGAAGTCTCTTGCATCGAAAGTAAAAATCTCAATAATTGTTTTGGTGTGTCTAATTTCGCTATCATGCTTCTTTACCACTCTTTATTGGGTAAGAAAGTTGAGAAGGAAGCCTTGTTCTGTGCCTTCTATGAAGAATACTTATATTACCGTATCTTATGCGGATCTCTTTAAAGCAACGGATGGGTTCTCTTCTACCAATTTGGTTGGCACAGGGAGAACTGCTGCTATATATAAAGGGTCTCTAGATGGCTACAGATATGTAGTAGCAGTGAAAGTCTTCAACCTCGAACGCCGAGGAGCTATGAGGGGTTTCATGGCCGAATGCGAAACCATGGGAAATATTAGGCATCGGAATATTGTTAAGATCTTAACATGTTGCTCAAGCATTGATTTCAAGGGTAATGATTTTAAAGCTCTAGTTTATGAGTACATGCCCAATGGAAGTCTAGACAAGTGGTTGCACAGAGATGGCCAGGAACAGCAGCCGAGGAACTTGAACTTTCTTCAAAGGCTAAACATAGCTATAGATGTGGCTTCTGCTTTGGATTACCTAGACCAAACATCAATCATTCATCGCGATCTAAAACCGAGCAacattcttcttgatgatgaTATGGTGGCTCATTTGGGCGATTTCGGGCTTGCTAAGTTATTCTCTGAGGTTGCTCAAACTAGGACGGTTGTGATAATGGGATCTGCTGGGTATATCGCTCCAG AGTATGCGATGGGTGTTAAACCATCTACACAAGGAGATGCTTACAGCTATGGAATCCTTCTATTGGAGATGATCACTGGAAAGCAGCCAACTGATGAGATGTTTAAGGACAATCTAACGCTTCATCATTTTGCTAAGTTGGCTTTGCCTGAACGAATAATGGAGATTGTTGATCCACGATTGCTAGTAGAAgaatttgaacttatgtgtgactgcttgattttaatggttaaaattggTGTGTGGTGCTCCGCAGAATCTCCAAGAGAAAGAATGCAGATGAGATACGTTGTTGCAAAAATGAATGAAATCAGGGACTTGTATTCATTGAGACTACAGGTTAGGTTGCAAACAATATATGAAGCTTCGTCCTCCTTCAATTCTTACTAA